From the Nonlabens marinus S1-08 genome, one window contains:
- the rpsS gene encoding 30S ribosomal protein S19 — MARSLKKGPYVFHKLESKVAQNVESGKKTVIKTWSRASMITPDFVGQTIAVHNGRQFVPVYVTENMVGHKLGEFSPTRSYRGHAAAKNKGKK, encoded by the coding sequence ATGGCTCGTTCATTAAAAAAAGGACCTTATGTATTCCATAAGTTGGAATCTAAGGTGGCTCAAAATGTTGAGTCCGGAAAAAAGACCGTTATCAAAACATGGTCTCGTGCATCAATGATAACTCCTGATTTTGTAGGTCAGACGATAGCAGTACACAACGGGCGTCAGTTCGTTCCTGTATATGTTACTGAGAACATGGTAGGGCATAAGCTTGGGGAGTTCTCTCCTACAAGATCGTACCGTGGTCACGCAGCTGCAAAGAATAAAGGAAAAAAATAA
- the rpsJ gene encoding 30S ribosomal protein S10: MSQKIRIKLKSYDYMLVDKSAEKIVKTVKSTGAVVTGPIPLPTHKKIFTVLRSPHVNKKSREQFELSSYKRLLDIYSSSSKTIDALMKLELPSGVEVEIKV, from the coding sequence ATGAGTCAAAAAATCAGAATCAAGTTAAAGTCTTACGATTACATGCTGGTAGATAAATCTGCTGAGAAAATTGTAAAGACCGTAAAAAGTACAGGTGCCGTAGTTACTGGACCTATACCATTGCCTACACATAAAAAGATCTTCACCGTTTTGAGATCTCCTCACGTTAACAAAAAGTCCCGTGAGCAGTTTGAATTGAGTTCTTACAAGAGATTGTTGGATATCTACAGTTCTTCTTCTAAAACGATCGATGCTCTTATGAAGCTTGAACTTCCTAGTGGAGTTGAAGTGGAAATTAAAGTGTGA
- the rplP gene encoding 50S ribosomal protein L16: MLQPRKTKFRKQQKGRMKGDSGRGNQLAYGTFGIKSLDSEFINSRQIEAARIAATRYMKREGSLWIKIFPDKPITKKPLEVRMGKGKGAVEYWAAVVKPGRILFEVSGVPLATAQEALRLAAQKLPVKTKFIVARDYQE, encoded by the coding sequence ATGTTACAACCTAGAAAGACAAAATTTAGAAAGCAACAGAAGGGCCGCATGAAAGGCGATTCTGGACGTGGTAATCAGCTAGCGTATGGTACTTTTGGTATCAAATCATTGGATTCTGAGTTTATAAATTCAAGACAGATTGAAGCCGCTCGTATTGCAGCAACACGTTATATGAAGAGAGAAGGTTCTCTTTGGATTAAAATATTTCCGGATAAGCCTATTACTAAGAAGCCTCTTGAGGTTCGTATGGGTAAAGGTAAAGGAGCTGTTGAGTATTGGGCAGCTGTTGTTAAGCCAGGAAGAATTTTATTTGAGGTATCTGGAGTTCCATTGGCTACTGCTCAAGAAGCGTTACGCTTGGCAGCTCAAAAGCTACCAGTGAAGACTAAGTTTATTGTAGCACGTGATTATCAAGAATAG
- the rplW gene encoding 50S ribosomal protein L23, translated as MSILIKPIITEKATSDSELLNRYGFEVSPKANKVQIKKEVEATYGVTVLKVRTMNTRIGRKTKHTKTGIQVGKTSAIKKAFVQLKDGDTIDLYSNL; from the coding sequence ATGAGCATTTTAATAAAACCCATAATAACTGAAAAAGCAACTAGCGATAGTGAGCTATTGAATCGATACGGTTTTGAGGTGTCTCCTAAGGCTAACAAGGTTCAAATAAAAAAAGAAGTGGAAGCTACTTACGGTGTTACTGTTCTTAAAGTAAGAACAATGAACACTAGAATAGGTCGCAAAACTAAACATACTAAAACAGGGATCCAAGTTGGTAAAACAAGCGCTATTAAAAAAGCCTTCGTACAACTTAAGGATGGTGATACCATCGATCTTTATAGTAATCTATAA
- the rplB gene encoding 50S ribosomal protein L2, whose protein sequence is MSVRKLKPVTPGQRFRVVNGFDAITTDKPEKSLLAPNKRSGGRNAKGRMTMRYKGGGHKRRYRIIDFKRNRFGIPATVATIEYDPNRTAFIALVNYQDGEKSYVIAQNGLQVGQNIVSGDSVAPEVGNAMKLANIPLGSIVSCVELRPGQGAVIARSAGSFAQLMARDGKYATLKMPSGEIRVILQECMATIGAISNSDHQLVVGGKAGRSRWLGRRPRTRPVAMNPVDHPMGGGEGRASGGHPRSRNGIPAKGYRTRDLNKASTQYILERRKK, encoded by the coding sequence ATGTCAGTAAGAAAATTAAAACCTGTAACCCCAGGGCAGCGATTTAGAGTTGTGAATGGCTTTGATGCCATCACGACTGATAAGCCGGAGAAGAGCTTGCTCGCTCCGAACAAACGCTCAGGTGGTCGTAATGCAAAAGGTCGTATGACTATGCGTTACAAGGGTGGTGGACACAAGCGTCGCTACCGTATTATCGATTTCAAAAGAAACCGCTTTGGTATTCCTGCTACAGTGGCAACTATTGAGTATGATCCTAATAGGACTGCTTTTATCGCTTTGGTAAACTACCAGGATGGTGAGAAGTCTTATGTGATCGCTCAAAACGGATTACAAGTAGGTCAGAACATTGTGTCTGGTGACTCTGTGGCTCCTGAAGTTGGTAATGCAATGAAATTAGCAAACATACCTCTAGGTTCTATTGTTAGTTGTGTAGAGTTACGTCCTGGACAAGGAGCTGTTATTGCTCGTAGTGCTGGCTCTTTTGCACAATTGATGGCAAGAGATGGTAAGTATGCTACTTTGAAAATGCCTTCTGGTGAAATCCGTGTGATATTACAAGAATGTATGGCAACTATCGGTGCTATATCTAACAGTGATCATCAACTAGTTGTAGGTGGTAAAGCTGGTAGAAGTAGATGGTTGGGTAGACGTCCAAGAACTAGACCAGTTGCGATGAACCCTGTGGATCACCCAATGGGTGGTGGTGAAGGCCGTGCTTCAGGAGGTCATCCAAGATCACGTAATGGTATACCTGCTAAAGGTTATCGTACCCGTGACTTGAACAAAGCAAGTACTCAATATATTTTAGAACGTAGAAAGAAATAA
- the rpsN gene encoding 30S ribosomal protein S14: MAKESMKARERKRQALVEKYAEKRKALKEAGDYEELQKLPKNASPVRLHNRCKLTGRPKGYMRQFGVSRVMFREMANKGLIPGVKKASW, translated from the coding sequence ATGGCAAAAGAATCAATGAAAGCGCGTGAGCGCAAGAGACAAGCGTTAGTAGAAAAATACGCTGAAAAACGTAAAGCTTTGAAGGAAGCTGGGGATTATGAAGAGCTTCAGAAATTGCCAAAAAATGCTTCTCCAGTACGTTTACACAATCGTTGTAAATTAACTGGTCGTCCTAAAGGATATATGAGACAATTTGGTGTTTCTAGGGTGATGTTCAGAGAGATGGCTAATAAGGGTTTAATACCAGGTGTTAAAAAAGCTAGTTGGTAA
- the rpsQ gene encoding 30S ribosomal protein S17, producing the protein MEERNLRKERIGVVRSNKMDKSIVVAEVKRQKHPMYGKFVLNTKKYVAHDEKNDCNEGDTVRIMETRPLSKTKTWRLVEILERAK; encoded by the coding sequence ATGGAAGAAAGAAACTTAAGAAAAGAGCGTATCGGTGTGGTTCGTAGCAACAAAATGGACAAAAGTATTGTCGTTGCTGAAGTCAAGAGACAAAAGCACCCGATGTATGGTAAGTTCGTATTGAATACCAAAAAATATGTCGCTCACGATGAAAAGAATGATTGCAACGAGGGAGATACCGTTAGAATAATGGAAACACGTCCTTTGAGCAAAACCAAGACATGGAGATTGGTTGAAATTTTAGAAAGAGCTAAATAA
- the rpsG gene encoding 30S ribosomal protein S7, producing MRKRQAKKRPILPDPRFNDQLVTRFVNMMMLHGKKSVAFKIFYDAMDIVEEKNQDEEKTSLEIWKEALSNVMPHVEVRSRRVGGATFQIPMQIRPDRKISTAMKWLISYSRKRNEKSFSQKLASEILAASKEEGAAVKKKTDTHKMAEANKAFSHFRF from the coding sequence ATGAGAAAAAGACAGGCCAAAAAACGCCCGATCCTTCCGGATCCACGTTTCAACGACCAGCTAGTGACGCGTTTCGTTAACATGATGATGTTACACGGGAAGAAGTCAGTAGCATTTAAAATCTTTTACGATGCAATGGATATCGTAGAAGAAAAGAACCAAGACGAAGAAAAAACATCTTTGGAAATATGGAAAGAAGCTCTTTCTAACGTGATGCCTCACGTTGAAGTGCGCAGCCGTCGTGTAGGTGGTGCAACATTCCAGATTCCAATGCAAATACGTCCAGATAGAAAGATATCTACTGCAATGAAGTGGTTGATCAGCTATTCTAGAAAGCGTAATGAGAAGTCCTTTTCTCAAAAACTAGCCTCTGAAATCTTAGCCGCGTCTAAGGAAGAAGGTGCTGCTGTTAAGAAGAAAACGGATACTCATAAAATGGCAGAAGCCAATAAGGCATTCTCACACTTTAGATTCTAA
- the rpsC gene encoding 30S ribosomal protein S3, whose protein sequence is MGQKTNPIGNRLGIIRGWESNWYGGNDYGDKLAEDDKLRKYIHARLAKASVSRIIIERTLKLVTITITTARPGIIIGKGGQEVDRLKEELKKISGKDVQINIHEIKRPELDAHLVGASIARQIENRISYRRAIKMAIAAAMRMNAEGIKVQISGRLNGAEMARSESYKDGRIPLSTFRADIDYALVESHTTYGRIGVKVWIMKGEVYGKRELSPLAGLSKKQGKPSGGDRGNSRRRRK, encoded by the coding sequence ATGGGACAGAAAACAAATCCAATAGGAAATAGATTAGGTATCATCCGCGGATGGGAATCTAACTGGTACGGTGGAAATGACTATGGAGATAAACTAGCCGAAGACGATAAGTTAAGGAAGTATATCCATGCGCGTCTTGCTAAAGCTAGTGTTTCTAGAATCATTATTGAGCGTACGCTCAAATTGGTTACTATTACCATCACTACTGCTAGACCTGGTATCATTATCGGTAAAGGTGGTCAAGAAGTTGACCGTTTAAAGGAAGAGCTTAAAAAGATTTCTGGTAAAGATGTTCAAATCAATATCCACGAGATCAAGCGACCAGAATTAGATGCTCATTTAGTAGGTGCTAGTATAGCTCGCCAAATCGAGAATCGTATTTCTTACCGTCGTGCCATTAAAATGGCTATCGCTGCTGCAATGAGAATGAATGCAGAGGGTATTAAAGTTCAAATTTCTGGTAGATTGAATGGCGCTGAAATGGCTCGTTCTGAATCTTATAAAGACGGTAGAATTCCATTGTCTACTTTTAGAGCAGACATTGATTATGCACTAGTTGAATCGCATACTACTTACGGTAGAATCGGTGTGAAAGTATGGATCATGAAAGGTGAAGTATATGGTAAGCGTGAGCTTTCCCCACTTGCTGGTCTATCAAAAAAACAAGGTAAACCAAGTGGTGGTGACAGAGGAAACTCTCGTCGTCGCAGAAAATAA
- the rpsH gene encoding 30S ribosomal protein S8: MNTDPIADYLTRIRNAVRANHRVVEIPASNVKKEITKILFDQGFILSYKFVEHPAQDVIKIALKYDRETKESVIKDIQRLSKPGLRKYAGSTELPRILNGLGVAIISTSRGVMTDKQARSENVGGEVLCYVY, encoded by the coding sequence ATGAATACAGATCCAATAGCAGATTATTTAACAAGAATTCGTAACGCGGTGCGTGCGAATCATAGAGTGGTGGAGATACCGGCTTCAAACGTGAAAAAAGAGATTACTAAAATCCTTTTTGATCAAGGCTTCATCCTTAGTTATAAGTTCGTAGAGCATCCAGCTCAAGACGTAATTAAGATCGCTCTTAAGTATGACCGTGAAACAAAAGAGTCAGTAATCAAAGACATTCAGCGTTTGTCTAAGCCAGGTCTTAGAAAGTATGCTGGGTCTACTGAACTACCAAGAATTTTGAACGGATTAGGTGTTGCTATCATTTCTACCTCTAGAGGTGTGATGACAGATAAGCAAGCTCGTTCAGAAAATGTAGGTGGAGAAGTTCTTTGTTACGTTTATTAA
- the rplV gene encoding 50S ribosomal protein L22, which produces MGVRKRQTAERLKEEKKSIAFAKLNNCPTSPRKMRLVADIIRGKKVEDALNILKFSSKEAAGRLDKLVLSAVANWQAKNEEGDVADAGLFIKEIRVDGGTMLKRLRPAPQGRAHRIRKRSNHVTLVLGESNTEKN; this is translated from the coding sequence ATGGGAGTTCGTAAAAGACAGACAGCCGAAAGGTTGAAAGAAGAGAAGAAGAGCATAGCTTTCGCCAAGTTGAACAATTGTCCAACTTCGCCACGTAAGATGCGTCTTGTTGCTGATATCATTAGAGGTAAGAAAGTTGAGGATGCTTTAAATATCCTTAAGTTTTCTTCTAAGGAAGCAGCGGGTAGATTAGATAAACTTGTTTTATCTGCGGTGGCTAACTGGCAAGCTAAGAATGAAGAAGGTGATGTTGCTGACGCTGGATTATTTATCAAAGAGATCCGTGTGGATGGTGGTACTATGTTGAAGAGATTGAGACCTGCACCACAAGGTAGAGCTCACAGAATTAGAAAAAGATCAAACCATGTCACTCTAGTATTGGGTGAATCCAATACCGAGAAGAACTAG
- the rplE gene encoding 50S ribosomal protein L5, translating into MSYIPRLKEEYKERITVSLKEEFGYGNVMEIPKLEKIVLSRGVGAAVADKKLIDYAMDELTAITGQKAVATLSKKDVASFKLRKGMPIGVKVTLRGERMYEFLDRLITVALPRVRDFQGIKATGFDGRGNYNLGITEQIIFPEINIDKVNKISGMDITFVTSAQTDKEAKSLLTELGLPFKKD; encoded by the coding sequence ATGTCATACATTCCAAGACTTAAGGAAGAATATAAAGAGCGCATCACAGTCTCTTTGAAAGAAGAGTTCGGTTACGGTAACGTAATGGAAATACCTAAACTTGAAAAAATTGTTTTGAGTAGAGGTGTAGGTGCTGCAGTTGCAGATAAGAAGCTTATCGATTATGCAATGGATGAGTTGACAGCTATTACTGGTCAAAAGGCAGTAGCGACCTTATCTAAGAAAGATGTTGCATCTTTCAAACTACGTAAAGGAATGCCTATCGGTGTGAAGGTTACGCTTAGAGGTGAAAGAATGTACGAATTCTTGGATCGTTTGATCACTGTTGCTCTTCCTAGGGTACGAGATTTTCAAGGTATCAAGGCTACTGGTTTTGATGGGCGTGGAAACTACAATCTTGGAATTACGGAACAAATCATATTCCCTGAGATCAACATCGATAAGGTGAATAAAATATCTGGAATGGATATCACATTCGTTACCAGTGCACAAACAGACAAAGAGGCTAAATCTCTTCTTACAGAACTAGGTTTACCTTTTAAAAAGGACTAA
- the rplC gene encoding 50S ribosomal protein L3 produces the protein MSGLIGKKIGMTSIYDENGKNMPCTIIQAGPCVVTQVRTEDTDGYAALQLGFDDKSDKNASKAAQGHFKKAGTAVKRKVAEFKSFDKEYKLGDTVTVDMFIEGEFVDVSGTSKGKGFQGVVKRHGFAGVGQATHGQHNRLRAPGSIGAASYPARVFKGMRMAGQMGNEKVKVENLRVLKVVPEKNILVVKGAIPGHKNSYVIVQK, from the coding sequence ATGTCTGGGTTAATAGGAAAAAAGATCGGGATGACCAGCATCTATGATGAGAATGGTAAGAACATGCCATGTACCATCATTCAAGCAGGTCCCTGTGTAGTTACCCAAGTCAGAACTGAAGATACAGACGGTTATGCCGCCCTGCAACTAGGTTTCGATGACAAATCAGACAAGAATGCTTCTAAAGCTGCTCAAGGGCACTTCAAGAAAGCTGGTACTGCTGTCAAGAGAAAAGTTGCTGAATTTAAGAGTTTTGATAAGGAGTACAAATTAGGAGATACCGTAACGGTTGATATGTTCATTGAAGGTGAATTTGTTGATGTGTCTGGTACTTCAAAAGGTAAAGGTTTCCAAGGTGTCGTAAAACGTCACGGATTTGCTGGTGTAGGTCAAGCGACCCACGGTCAACATAACCGTTTGAGAGCGCCTGGTTCCATTGGAGCTGCGTCATATCCAGCACGTGTATTCAAGGGAATGCGCATGGCAGGACAGATGGGAAATGAAAAGGTAAAAGTTGAAAATTTAAGAGTACTTAAAGTAGTACCTGAGAAAAACATCCTTGTAGTTAAAGGTGCCATTCCGGGTCATAAGAATTCTTACGTAATCGTTCAGAAATAA
- the fusA gene encoding elongation factor G, which translates to MAQRDLKYTRNIGIAAHIDAGKTTTTERILFYTGVSHKIGEVHDGAATMDWMEQEQERGITITSAATTCSWKFPMENAQELPETKSYHFNIIDTPGHVDFTVEVNRSLRVLDGLVFLFSAVDGVEPQSETNWRLADNYKVPRIGFVNKMDRQGSNFLAVCQQVKDMLKSNAVPIVLNIGDEEDFRGIVDLVKNRAIVWHDETQGATFDVIDIPEDMKEEARKYRGMLIEEVAAYDENLLEKYMEDEDSITEDEVHAALRAAVMDMSIIPMICGSAFKNKGVQFLLDAVCRYLPAPTDKEGIIGTNPDTGEKELRKPDVTAPFAALAFKIATDPFVGRLAFFRAYSGHLDAGSYILNNRSGKKERISRIYQMHSNKQNAIDFIEAGDIGAAVGFKDIKTGDTMTDMDHPIVLESMDFPDPVIGIAVEPKTKADVDKMGMALAKLAEEDPTFQVRTDEASGQTIISGMGELHLDIIVDRMRREFKVELNQGAPQVEYKEAITRSANHRETYKKQSGGRGKFGDIVFTMEPAHEDEEGKIAEGLQFINEIKGGNVPKEFIPAIEKGFREAMTNGPLAGFEMDSMRVTLKDGSFHPVDSDALSFELAARMGYRAASKAAGAVILEPIMKVEVITPEENMGDIVGDLNRRRGQLNDMGDRAGAKVVKAEVPLSEMFGYVTTLRTLSSGRATSTMEFSHYAETPKNISEEVIAATKGNN; encoded by the coding sequence ATGGCACAAAGAGATTTAAAATACACAAGAAATATTGGAATTGCTGCGCACATTGATGCTGGTAAGACCACTACTACAGAGCGTATTCTATTTTATACTGGAGTAAGCCATAAGATAGGTGAGGTGCATGATGGTGCAGCTACTATGGACTGGATGGAGCAAGAGCAAGAGCGTGGTATTACCATTACATCTGCAGCGACTACATGTTCATGGAAATTTCCAATGGAAAATGCTCAGGAACTACCTGAGACTAAGTCGTATCACTTTAATATTATCGATACTCCTGGTCACGTTGATTTTACCGTAGAGGTAAACAGATCCTTACGTGTACTTGATGGATTAGTATTCTTGTTTAGTGCAGTGGATGGTGTTGAGCCACAATCTGAGACGAACTGGAGACTAGCTGATAATTACAAAGTGCCACGTATAGGTTTTGTAAATAAAATGGACCGTCAGGGTTCTAATTTCCTTGCTGTATGTCAGCAAGTGAAAGATATGTTGAAGTCTAACGCTGTGCCAATTGTATTGAACATTGGTGATGAGGAAGACTTTAGAGGTATCGTCGATCTAGTAAAGAATCGTGCTATTGTATGGCATGATGAAACTCAAGGGGCAACTTTTGATGTGATCGATATCCCAGAAGACATGAAAGAAGAGGCAAGAAAATATCGTGGAATGCTTATCGAAGAGGTAGCTGCATATGATGAGAACTTGCTAGAGAAATACATGGAAGATGAAGACTCTATTACTGAAGATGAAGTGCATGCTGCGCTTCGTGCTGCGGTAATGGATATGTCTATCATTCCTATGATCTGTGGATCAGCATTTAAAAACAAAGGAGTTCAATTTTTATTGGATGCTGTTTGTCGTTACTTGCCAGCTCCTACAGATAAAGAAGGTATCATAGGAACGAATCCTGATACTGGAGAAAAAGAATTGCGTAAGCCAGATGTTACTGCTCCTTTTGCAGCATTAGCATTTAAGATAGCAACAGATCCTTTCGTAGGTCGTCTAGCATTCTTCCGTGCTTATTCTGGTCACCTAGATGCAGGTTCTTACATCTTGAACAATCGTTCTGGTAAGAAAGAGCGTATCTCTCGTATTTATCAGATGCACTCTAATAAGCAAAATGCTATCGATTTTATCGAGGCAGGAGATATTGGAGCGGCAGTAGGATTTAAAGATATTAAGACTGGTGATACCATGACAGACATGGATCATCCTATCGTTCTTGAATCTATGGACTTCCCTGATCCAGTAATTGGTATCGCGGTAGAGCCTAAGACTAAGGCAGATGTGGATAAGATGGGTATGGCACTTGCTAAACTTGCAGAAGAAGATCCTACATTCCAAGTTAGAACAGATGAAGCTTCAGGTCAGACTATTATCTCTGGAATGGGTGAGCTTCACCTAGATATCATCGTCGATCGTATGCGTCGCGAGTTTAAGGTAGAGTTGAATCAAGGAGCACCTCAAGTAGAATACAAAGAGGCGATTACAAGATCAGCAAATCACCGTGAGACTTATAAGAAGCAATCTGGTGGACGTGGTAAATTTGGAGATATTGTCTTTACAATGGAGCCAGCTCATGAAGATGAGGAAGGTAAGATTGCAGAAGGACTTCAGTTCATCAATGAGATCAAGGGTGGTAACGTTCCTAAAGAATTTATCCCGGCGATTGAAAAAGGATTTAGAGAAGCAATGACTAATGGTCCATTGGCTGGATTTGAGATGGATAGTATGAGAGTTACACTTAAGGATGGATCTTTCCACCCTGTGGATTCTGATGCACTATCCTTTGAACTTGCTGCAAGAATGGGTTACAGAGCGGCTTCTAAAGCAGCAGGTGCTGTAATACTTGAGCCTATCATGAAAGTTGAAGTTATTACTCCAGAAGAAAACATGGGTGATATCGTTGGTGACTTGAACCGTCGCCGTGGTCAATTGAATGACATGGGTGATAGAGCAGGAGCTAAAGTCGTTAAGGCGGAAGTGCCACTTTCTGAAATGTTCGGATATGTTACAACACTAAGAACCCTTTCCTCAGGTCGAGCTACTTCTACAATGGAATTCTCTCATTATGCAGAGACTCCTAAAAACATAAGCGAAGAAGTAATCGCTGCAACTAAGGGTAACAACTAA
- the rplD gene encoding 50S ribosomal protein L4 translates to MKVAVIDFKGKELGRQVELSDDVFGIEPNDHAIYLDVKQYHANQRQGTHKSKQRAEIVGSTRKIKKQKGTGTARAGSIKSGVFRGGGRIFGPTPRDYSFKLNKGQKRLARKSALSQKAAEGTLHVIEDFNFDAPKTKDFIDVLNALGLDNKKSLFVLGGSNNNVYLSSRNLKGTEVITYSELSTYKIINANNVVVFEGSLEGIEQNLSK, encoded by the coding sequence ATGAAAGTAGCTGTAATAGATTTTAAAGGAAAAGAATTAGGTCGTCAGGTAGAATTGTCTGATGATGTGTTCGGTATCGAGCCTAATGATCACGCTATTTATCTGGATGTAAAGCAGTACCACGCTAACCAGCGTCAGGGTACTCACAAATCCAAGCAACGCGCGGAGATCGTAGGAAGTACTCGTAAGATTAAGAAACAAAAGGGAACAGGTACAGCACGTGCTGGTTCTATCAAGTCTGGAGTATTTAGAGGTGGTGGTCGTATTTTTGGTCCTACTCCTAGAGACTATTCATTCAAATTGAATAAAGGACAAAAGAGATTAGCACGTAAAAGTGCATTGAGTCAGAAGGCGGCTGAAGGTACACTTCACGTGATTGAAGACTTCAATTTTGATGCTCCTAAAACGAAAGATTTCATCGACGTTTTAAATGCATTAGGACTTGATAATAAAAAATCTCTCTTTGTGTTGGGCGGATCAAATAATAATGTATATTTGTCTTCGCGAAATTTGAAGGGTACTGAAGTTATAACTTACTCTGAATTAAGCACTTACAAGATTATCAACGCTAATAACGTTGTTGTTTTTGAAGGTTCGCTAGAAGGAATTGAGCAAAATCTAAGTAAATAA
- the rplF gene encoding 50S ribosomal protein L6 — protein MSRIGNNPVAIPSGVQVTIADGNINVEGKLGKLVQPYADVDIKVEDNEVFVTRPSDSKDHKAKHGLYRSLVNNMIQGVSEGWTKQLELVGVGYRASNQGQKLDLALGFSHNIVLDIAPEVKVETVSEKGKNPVIKLTSFDKQLVGQVAAKIRAFRKPEPYKGKGIKFVGEILRRKAGKSA, from the coding sequence ATGTCAAGAATTGGAAATAATCCCGTTGCAATACCATCTGGTGTACAGGTAACAATCGCAGACGGTAACATAAATGTAGAAGGTAAATTAGGCAAGTTGGTTCAACCATATGCTGATGTTGATATTAAAGTTGAAGATAATGAGGTTTTCGTAACGAGACCATCTGATTCTAAAGATCACAAAGCAAAACATGGTTTATACCGTTCTTTAGTAAACAACATGATTCAAGGTGTTTCCGAAGGATGGACGAAACAATTAGAACTTGTTGGTGTAGGTTACAGAGCGTCCAATCAAGGACAAAAACTAGACTTAGCGCTAGGGTTTTCTCACAACATTGTTTTGGACATTGCTCCAGAAGTAAAGGTGGAGACTGTTTCTGAAAAAGGAAAGAATCCAGTTATTAAATTAACTTCTTTTGATAAGCAGTTAGTAGGTCAAGTTGCCGCTAAAATCAGAGCTTTCCGTAAGCCTGAGCCATACAAAGGAAAAGGTATTAAATTTGTCGGAGAAATTTTAAGAAGAAAAGCTGGTAAATCAGCATAA
- the rplN gene encoding 50S ribosomal protein L14: MLQQESRLKVADNTGAKEVLCIRVLGGTKRRYASVGDKIVVSVKEATPNGNIKKGAVSTAVVVRTKKEVRRPDGSYIRFDDNACVLLNPNSEMRGTRVFGPVARELRDKQFMKIVSLAPEVL; the protein is encoded by the coding sequence ATGTTACAGCAGGAATCAAGATTAAAAGTTGCGGACAACACTGGAGCCAAAGAAGTTCTTTGTATACGTGTATTGGGAGGTACTAAAAGACGTTACGCGTCAGTTGGTGATAAGATTGTTGTTTCTGTAAAGGAAGCTACACCTAACGGTAACATCAAAAAAGGGGCTGTTTCAACTGCCGTAGTTGTAAGAACGAAAAAAGAGGTGAGACGTCCAGATGGATCTTATATCCGTTTTGATGACAACGCTTGCGTATTGTTAAACCCAAACTCTGAAATGCGCGGTACTCGTGTTTTTGGACCAGTAGCAAGAGAGCTTCGTGATAAGCAATTCATGAAAATTGTATCTCTAGCTCCAGAAGTATTATAA
- the rplX gene encoding 50S ribosomal protein L24: MGKLKIKTGDNVRVIAGEHKGAEGKVTRVFTDKNKAIVEGVNMVSKHEKPSATNPQGGIKEKEAALQISNLSLIDANGNITKVGYKLDNGKKVRIAKSTKEEI, translated from the coding sequence ATGGGAAAATTAAAAATAAAGACAGGAGACAACGTGAGAGTTATTGCTGGTGAGCACAAAGGTGCTGAAGGTAAAGTGACACGTGTGTTTACTGATAAAAATAAAGCCATAGTGGAAGGTGTTAACATGGTCTCTAAACATGAGAAACCAAGTGCAACAAACCCCCAAGGTGGAATTAAGGAAAAAGAAGCGGCTTTGCAGATATCTAATTTATCTCTTATCGATGCTAATGGTAATATTACTAAAGTAGGTTACAAGCTAGATAATGGTAAAAAAGTACGTATTGCCAAATCAACTAAAGAAGAAATTTAG
- the rpmC gene encoding 50S ribosomal protein L29, translating into MKQSEVKGYSQEELKDKLAESQKSYADLKRAHVVSPLENPSEITKLRKTIARLKTAINNS; encoded by the coding sequence ATGAAACAATCAGAAGTAAAAGGATATTCTCAGGAAGAATTGAAAGATAAATTAGCAGAGTCCCAAAAGTCTTATGCTGATTTGAAAAGAGCGCACGTAGTTTCTCCACTGGAAAATCCATCAGAAATCACTAAGCTTAGAAAAACTATTGCTAGGTTAAAGACAGCGATTAATAATTCATAA